A single genomic interval of Myxocyprinus asiaticus isolate MX2 ecotype Aquarium Trade chromosome 19, UBuf_Myxa_2, whole genome shotgun sequence harbors:
- the LOC127410442 gene encoding LOW QUALITY PROTEIN: sestrin-1-like (The sequence of the model RefSeq protein was modified relative to this genomic sequence to represent the inferred CDS: inserted 2 bases in 1 codon), whose translation MRHASASNETMENSXLNMTDLLKMCTQCERLSKKDVGVRIPRPLGNGPSRFIPEKEILQVSKLDERTQSIFEGAFAVLGRLDNISLVMGFHPQYLESFLKTQHYLLQMDGPLSLHCRHYIGIMAAARHQCTFLVNLHVNDFLQVGGDPKWLNGLEEAPQKLQALGELNKILAHRPWLLTKEHIESLLKAEEHSWSLAELIHVVVLLTHYHSLASFTFGCGITPDIHTDGGHTFRPPSLSSYCVCDIVNGNGSLEEMLGNQQVSEMSGEVEVLMERMKQLQECCDEEEASQEEMATRFEREKMESMLVVTSEDEECVPSRDVSRHFEDPSYGYKNFSRRGEHVPTLRVQDYSWEDHGFSLVNRLYPDFGQLLDEKFQIAYNLTYNTMATHQGVDTSMLRRAIWNYIHCMFGIRYDDYDYGEINQLLDRGFKVYIKTMVCSPEKITKRMYESFWRQFQHSEKVHVNLLLMEARMQAELLYALRAITRFMT comes from the exons atgagGCACGCGTCAGCATCTAATGAAACTATGGAAAACTC TCTCAACATGACAGACTTACTGAAAATGTGCACACAGTGTGAGCGGCTTAGTAAAAAG GACGTTGGAGTGCGAATACCCAGACCGCTGGGAAATGGACCAAGTCGATTCATACCAGAAAAAGAG ATACTTCAAGTCAGTAAATTGGATGAAAGAACACAGTCGATTTTTGAGGGCGCCTTTGCGGTGCTCGGTCGCCTCGACAACATCTCCCTGGTGATGGGGTTCCATCCTCAATATCTGGAGAGCTTTCTAAAGACACAGCATTACCTGCTTCAGATGGACGGTCCTTTGTCTCTGCACTGCAGACATTACATAGGCATAATG GCTGCTGCCAGGCACCAGTGTACGTTTCTGGTCAACCTCCACGTGAACGACTTCCTGCAGGTTGGGGGCGATCCCAAGTGGTTGAATGGTTTGGAAGAAGCCCCACAGAAGCTGCAGGCCCTTGGGGAGCTCAATAAGATCCTGGCCCACCGCCCCTGGCTGCTCACCAAAGAACACATTGAG AGTCTACTGAAGGCAGAGGAGCACAGTTGGTCCCTGGCTGAACTGATCCATGTTGTGGTGCTGCTCACACACTATCACTCTCTAGCCTCCTTTACTTTCGGTTGCGGCATCACCCCTGACATCCACACAGATGGAGGACATACGTTCAGGCCGCCCTCACTCAGCAGCTACTGCGTTTGTGACATTGTCAATGGGAATGGGTCCCTGGAGGAGATGTTGGGGAACCAGCAG GTGTCAGAAATGTCTGGCGAGGTAGAGGTGCTGATGGAGAGGATGAAGCAGCTCCAGGAATGTTGTGACGAAGAGGAGGCCAGTCAAGAGGAAATGGCCACTCGTTTTGAGAGAGAGAAGATGGAGAGCATGCTGGTGGTTACCTCTG AGGATGAGGAGTGTGTACCATCCAGGGATGTGTCACGACACTTTGAAGACCCTAGTTACGGCTACAAAAACTTCTCCAGGAGAGGAGAACATGTGCCCACCCTCAGAGTGCAG GACTATAGTTGGGAGGATCATGGATTTTCCCTTGTGAACCGGCTGTATCCAGATTTTGGACAGCTTCTTGATGAAAAGTTCCAGATTGCTTACAATCTGACATATAACACAATGGCGACACACCAGGGTGTGGACACTTCCATGCTGCGTAGAGCGATCTGGAACTATATCCACTGCATGTTTGGCATTCG TTACGACGATTATGACTATGGCGAAATTAACCAACTGCTAGACCGCGGTTTTAAAGTCTACATCAAAACTATGGTGTGCAGTCCAGAGAAGATCACCAAAAGGATGTATGAGAGCTTCTGGAGGCAGTTCCAGCACTCTGAAAAA GTCCACGTTAATTTGCTTCTTATGGAAGCACGCATGCAGGCGGAACTGCTCTACGCTCTGAGAGCGATCACTCGCTTCATGACATGA